In the genome of Terriglobales bacterium, one region contains:
- a CDS encoding GNAT family N-acetyltransferase gives MKRDAETATFVLRDQCPADFETLWRIDQECFPPGIAYPREELAYYLGQKNAFALVAEQGGVIAGFVVGEVLRRGAGHIITLDVREAARRAGLGSRLMRAAEERLCSAGCHMVFLETAVDNLAALTFYKRHGYSVLRTLPRYYQGSVDGLRMEKRLV, from the coding sequence GTGAAACGCGACGCTGAAACCGCTACTTTCGTTTTGCGAGACCAGTGCCCGGCGGACTTCGAAACCCTGTGGCGGATCGATCAGGAGTGCTTTCCGCCGGGCATTGCCTATCCGCGCGAAGAGCTGGCGTATTACCTGGGGCAGAAGAACGCGTTTGCCTTGGTAGCCGAGCAAGGCGGCGTGATTGCGGGCTTCGTAGTGGGTGAAGTTCTGCGTCGGGGCGCGGGGCACATCATCACGCTCGACGTCCGCGAGGCGGCCCGGCGCGCGGGGCTGGGCTCGCGGCTGATGCGGGCGGCGGAGGAACGATTGTGCTCGGCGGGGTGCCACATGGTCTTCCTGGAGACGGCGGTGGACAACCTGGCCGCGCTTACTTTCTACAAGCGGCACGGCTATTCCGTGCTGCGAACACTGCCGCGCTATTACCAGGGAAGCGTGGACGGGCTGCGGATGGAGAAGCGGCTGGTGTAG
- the rlmN gene encoding 23S rRNA (adenine(2503)-C(2))-methyltransferase RlmN, whose protein sequence is MPTREKKLELLGLDLQELTGLMEEAGEPGYRGRQLYEALYGQRLGRLEEVTTLPQAVRRRLQEQAVEVGQPRIEKRFTAQDGTVRYLMAFGDGQSVETVWMPEGDGGEAGDGSEAGDEVEKESTTEERRRRRATICVSSQVGCAVDCQFCLTAQLGMRRNLTAGEIVGQVLVVLDDQGVARKRERINLVFMGMGEPFLNYENFIKAVRLLAEGAGIAESRMTVSTAGVAPRIHDLGREPVRPKLAISINAPDDELRTRLMPINRKWNLQTLLAAAHEFPLRPRERLTFEYVLLDDVNDQPQHARALAERLRGLRAKVNLIALNPGPGIAFATPADERVQGFQRVLIDAGLPTFIRRPRGREIFAACGQLKGSN, encoded by the coding sequence ATGCCGACCAGGGAAAAGAAACTCGAACTGTTAGGCCTTGATCTTCAAGAGCTTACCGGCCTAATGGAGGAGGCCGGGGAACCCGGCTACCGCGGCCGCCAGCTCTACGAGGCGTTGTACGGCCAGCGGCTGGGAAGGCTGGAAGAAGTGACCACGCTGCCGCAAGCGGTGCGCCGGCGACTTCAAGAGCAGGCGGTCGAGGTGGGACAGCCGCGGATCGAGAAGAGGTTCACGGCGCAGGACGGTACCGTGCGCTACCTGATGGCGTTCGGAGACGGCCAAAGCGTCGAGACGGTGTGGATGCCGGAGGGCGACGGAGGCGAGGCCGGAGATGGCAGCGAAGCCGGAGACGAAGTTGAGAAGGAATCAACCACGGAAGAGCGGCGCCGGCGGCGGGCCACGATCTGCGTCTCGAGCCAGGTGGGCTGCGCCGTGGATTGTCAGTTTTGCCTGACTGCTCAATTGGGAATGCGGCGCAATCTGACGGCCGGTGAGATTGTGGGACAGGTGTTGGTGGTGCTGGACGACCAGGGGGTGGCGCGGAAGCGCGAGCGCATCAACCTGGTGTTCATGGGGATGGGCGAGCCTTTCCTCAATTACGAGAACTTCATCAAGGCGGTACGGCTGCTGGCGGAGGGAGCGGGAATCGCTGAGTCGCGCATGACGGTTTCTACGGCCGGAGTGGCGCCGCGCATCCATGACCTGGGCAGGGAGCCGGTGCGGCCGAAGCTGGCTATCTCCATCAATGCGCCCGACGACGAACTGCGCACGCGGCTGATGCCCATCAATCGCAAGTGGAACCTGCAAACGCTGCTGGCGGCGGCGCACGAGTTCCCGTTGCGGCCGCGGGAACGGTTGACCTTCGAGTACGTGTTGCTGGACGACGTGAACGACCAACCCCAGCATGCCCGGGCACTGGCGGAGCGGTTGCGGGGATTGCGGGCCAAAGTGAACCTGATCGCGCTGAACCCGGGGCCCGGCATCGCGTTCGCTACCCCCGCTGACGAGCGCGTGCAGGGATTCCAGCGGGTGTTAATCGATGCCGGGCTGCCGACCTTCATCCGGCGGCCGCGCGGCCGGGAAATCTTCGCGGCATGCGGACAGTTGAAAGGCAGCAATTAG
- a CDS encoding pitrilysin family protein, translating into MTAEEKRNIRRQALPNGLLVLTEQMPHIRSVSIGIWLKTGSRHEELAANGISHFLEHMVFKGTRTRSAEDIARQIDALGGHMDAFTAKECTCFNAKVLDEHLPVALDVLSDLVLNPVFNEQDIARERGVILEEIKLDEDSPDYLVHEIFTQNFWKGHSLGLPILGTRQTVRRFDRSLVLDAYARNFLPGNLIVSAAGNLEHDHFVDLVAQKFQHLPAGSNGFHDSVPAVSTAITLSQKKLEQVQICVGVPAHPIAHPRRYATYLLNVILGGGMSSRLFQNIRERQGLAYSIYSDLDLYRDTGCLSVYAGTSPETALRVVDGIMDEFRALKNKPITEEELQRAKGQLKGSLMLSLESSNARMSNLARQEMYFDHFFGLDEITALIEAVTVRDLAELANEYFQTGRVSATVLGDLNGLSLSPERLAC; encoded by the coding sequence ATGACAGCCGAAGAAAAGCGCAATATACGCCGGCAGGCGCTGCCCAATGGACTGCTGGTCCTGACCGAGCAGATGCCACACATCCGCTCGGTATCCATCGGCATCTGGCTCAAGACGGGCTCACGCCACGAAGAATTGGCCGCCAACGGCATCTCCCATTTCCTCGAACACATGGTCTTCAAGGGTACACGCACGCGCAGCGCCGAGGACATCGCCCGTCAGATCGATGCCCTTGGCGGCCACATGGACGCCTTCACCGCCAAGGAGTGCACCTGCTTCAACGCCAAGGTGCTCGATGAGCATCTTCCCGTCGCCCTCGACGTCCTGAGCGACCTGGTGTTGAACCCCGTCTTTAACGAGCAGGATATTGCCCGCGAGCGCGGCGTCATCCTGGAAGAGATCAAGCTCGACGAAGACAGCCCCGACTACCTCGTCCACGAGATTTTCACCCAGAACTTCTGGAAGGGACATTCCCTCGGCCTGCCCATCCTGGGCACTCGCCAGACCGTACGCCGTTTCGACCGCAGCCTGGTGCTCGATGCCTACGCCCGCAATTTCCTGCCCGGCAATCTGATTGTGAGCGCAGCCGGCAACCTCGAGCACGACCATTTTGTCGACCTGGTGGCGCAGAAATTCCAGCATCTCCCCGCGGGCAGCAATGGATTCCACGACTCGGTCCCGGCCGTTTCCACAGCCATCACGCTCAGCCAGAAAAAGCTCGAGCAGGTGCAGATCTGTGTCGGTGTGCCCGCCCATCCCATTGCCCATCCCCGGCGATACGCGACCTATCTGCTCAACGTGATTCTGGGCGGCGGCATGAGTTCCCGGCTCTTCCAGAACATCCGTGAGCGCCAGGGCCTGGCCTACTCCATCTATTCCGACCTCGACTTGTACCGCGACACGGGATGTCTCTCCGTCTACGCCGGCACGTCGCCGGAAACCGCCTTGCGCGTGGTCGACGGCATCATGGACGAGTTCCGGGCGCTGAAGAACAAGCCCATCACCGAGGAGGAGTTGCAGCGTGCCAAGGGACAACTGAAGGGAAGCCTGATGCTGAGCCTGGAATCCAGCAACGCGCGCATGTCCAATCTGGCTCGCCAGGAAATGTATTTCGATCACTTCTTCGGCCTGGACGAGATCACGGCGCTCATCGAAGCCGTTACGGTCCGCGACCTGGCCGAGCTGGCCAACGAATACTTCCAGACCGGGCGCGTCTCCGCCACCGTGCTTGGCGACCTGAACGGACTTTCGCTCTCTCCCGAGCGCCTTGCCTGCTAG
- a CDS encoding prepilin-type N-terminal cleavage/methylation domain-containing protein, protein MRKQKGFSLIELLIVVAIILIIAAIAIPNLLRSRISANESSAVGSIRTLNTAEVTYSTTYPNVGFTCTLGNLGPPAPGANPTSTTAGLIDNVLASGQKSGYGFALGGCSGTPVVTYNSQGTPVSIGQTGQRAFCSDQSGVIRFAADGSGTTCLAGTTALQ, encoded by the coding sequence ATGCGCAAACAGAAAGGATTCTCGCTGATCGAGTTGCTGATCGTCGTGGCGATCATTCTGATCATCGCGGCCATCGCCATCCCGAACCTGCTCCGTTCGCGAATCTCGGCGAACGAGTCTTCGGCGGTGGGCTCGATCCGCACCCTGAACACAGCGGAAGTCACTTACTCGACGACCTATCCTAACGTCGGGTTCACCTGCACCCTGGGCAACCTGGGCCCGCCGGCTCCCGGCGCCAATCCGACCTCCACGACCGCTGGCCTGATCGACAACGTGCTGGCCTCCGGTCAGAAGAGCGGCTATGGATTTGCTCTGGGTGGCTGCTCCGGCACGCCCGTGGTGACCTACAACTCGCAGGGCACGCCGGTGAGCATCGGCCAGACCGGGCAGCGCGCCTTCTGCTCCGACCAGTCGGGCGTGATTCGCTTCGCGGCTGACGGCTCGGGCACGACCTGCCTGGCGGGCACGACCGCCCTGCAGTAA